From the Sphingobium sp. RAC03 genome, the window GTGCAGGACGGGGATCGGGCTTTCGTCGGATGAACGTCAACCTGTCGGCAGGCAAATCGCTGTCGGGCGATATCCGCACGGGCTGGGCGATCTTCGGCGTCGCCGGCTACACCCGCTTGCTCGGCAAATATGCCGATTCGCCGATCGTGTCGGATGTCGGATCGCGCAACCAGTTCGTCGGGGCGGTCGGCGTCGGCTACACCTTCTGACAGGCGATCTTGCGGGACAAGGGTGACGCGCCCCATATGGCGATATATGGAGGCGGCAACACACCGCATTGGCAGGAGATTGAAGCGTGGCGACCCTGGGATTGAGCGAGGCCGACAAGGCGGCAATTGAGGCGTTTCGCCAAGACGTGGTGGAGCCGTCGCGCACCCAGCTAGTGATCGTCGATTTCTGGGCCGAATGGTGCGGCCCGTGCAAGCAACTGACCCCGATCATCGAGAAGGTCTGCGCCGACTATGCGACCAAGGGCGTCAAGCTGGTCAAGGTCAATGTCGACGACAATGGCTTCATCGCCAGCCAGTTCCGGGTCCAGTCGATCCCGACCGTCTATGCCGTGTTCCAGGGCCAGCCCGTCGCGGATTTGACCCAGGCGCGGACCGAAGGCGCGCTCAAACAATATCTCGACCAATTGCTGTCGCAACTGCCGATCGAATCGGAAGAAAGGTCGCAGGCGCAGGAAATCGCGCCGTTGATCGCCATGGGCGAGGAATTGCTGGCCGAGGGCGACGCCGAGCGCGCGCTGTCGGTGTTCACGCAGATCGCGCAAATGGCCCCCGACATGGTCGAGGTGGTCGCAGGACAAGCGCGGGCGCTGGTGATGCTGGGCCAGCTGGACGAGGCCGAAGCGCTGTTGGCGGCCTTGCCCGCCGAGATCGCCCGCCACGGCGCGGTGGATCAGGCGCGCGCCGCGATCGCGCTGGCACGCGACGTCAAGCCATTAGCGGACCTGTCGGCGGTGGAAGCGAAGGTCGCCGCCGATCCCGACGATCATGAAGCCCGGTTTGAACTGGCAGGCGGGCTGATGGCCAATGGCGACCGCGACGGGGCCGCCGATGCGCTGCTGGAAATCGTGCGGCGCGACCGCACCTGGAACGAAGGCGCGGCGCGCGCGCAACTCGTCACCATCTTCGAAGCCGTCGGGCTGGAAGATCCTTGGGTATCCGCGCAGCGTCGCAAGCTGTCGCAGATTCTCTTCGCCTGATGCCCCTCGCGCGCGTCTCGATCTTTCCCTTGTCCGGCGCCTTGCTGCTGCCGGGCATGGACCTGCCGCTGCATATTTTCGAGCCACGCTACCGGGCGCTGATCCATGACGCGATGGCGCGCGACCGGCGCATCGGCATGATCCAGCCGCGCGAAGGCGGGCCGGTGCCTTCGCTGTTCGACATGGGGTGCCTGGGCCATGTCAGCCATATCGAGGCGATGGAGGATGGGCGGTTCAACATCATCCTGACCGGCCTCGCCCGTTTCCGCTTCGTCCGCGAACTGCCGGTGGCGACGCAGTTCCGCCAGATCGAGGCGGACATCGAGCAGGCGCCGCAGGAAGATGAAGTGCTGCACGCGGTCGAACGCGCCGCGCTGGAGCAGGAATCGCGGCGCTTCGCCGACGCGCTTGGCTATGTGGTGGACTGGACAGCGGTGTCACGGCTGGACGACACGTCGCTGGTCAACGGCATCGCCCAGATCGCGCCGTTCGACCCCGCCGCCAAGCAGACCTTGCTGGAAGCCGACACGCTGTCCGAACGGTCGGAACGGATCATCCAACTGATGCAGATTGTCGGCCGCGCCGACCGCGATGGCGGCGCGACGATGCAGTGAGCGAGATTGCACCGATCGACCCCTGGCTCCTCACCAAGCTGGTATGCCCAGTAACCCGCACGCCCCTCCGCTGGGACGCCGCGCGCAAGGCGCTGTTGTCCGACGCGGCGGGCCTGGCCTATCCGGTCCGCGATGGCGTCCCGGTGCTGTTGGCGCGGGAAGCCGTGCCCATCACATGATGATGCCTCTCTCAGTCCCCCGTTCGTCCTGAGCCTGTCGAAGGACGCGCACAAGCGATGGCCTTCCACGCTTATCTGCTAAGATGCAGCGACGGCAGCTTCTATGCCGGGCATACGGATGACCTGGAGAGCCGGATCGCGGCGCACCAGATGGGGATGATCCCCGGCTATACCTTCGCGCGTAGACCGCTCCATCTGGTTTGGACTGAAAGTTTCGGCACCCGCGACGAAGCCTTGACGGCCGAGCGACGGATCAAAGGATGGAGCCGGGCGAAAAAGCAGGCGCTGATTGATGGTGACTGGGCGCGGTTGAGCCTGTTGGCGCGGAATCGGCAGGATCAGGGATAGGTTGGCGCGCGTCCTTCGACAGGCTCAGGACGAACGGCGGTCGGTTAAGAATAAGCCGCGATACATTCCACTTCCAGCGGCGCGCCGAGTGCCAGACCGTCCGCGCCGAACGCACTGCGCGCGGGCAAGCGCTTGCCGGCAAAATAGGGCGTATAGGCGGCGTTGAAGCGGGGCCAGTCGGCCATGTCCTCCAGCATGACCGTGCATTTGACGACATCGCCAAAGTCGAGGCCGTTGTCCCTGAGGATGCCGCCAATCGCATCCATCGCGCCCCTGACCGCCGCGTCGAACCCTTCCTTATGCGCGTCCATGCCTTCGGGCACCTGGCCGATCTGCCCCGACATATAGAGAATATCGCCCACTCGGATGGCGGGGGAGAAGGGCAGGCTGGCGGGCATCGGCTGCGGCGCGGCGGCAGGCTGCGCGAACGCAGGCATGGCAGCCAGCAGCAGGGCGGCGGGGATCAGGCGGACCATCAGTCTCTCCACTATATCAGGCACGGGGCAGGGCGGCGAGCAGCCGTTCGACATCTGTCGCATCGTTGAACACCGAAGGCGAGACGCGCAGATGATGATCGTGCAGTGACACACGCACCCCGGCCTTGGCCAGCGGGTCCGACAGGCGCGCTTTGGCTTCGGGCAGCAGCGCGGTGAGCAGCGGCGCGGTGGTGCCGGATGGCGTGACGATCGCATAGCCCTTGGCGCGCAGGCCTTCGCGCAAGGGGGCGATCAACTGCTGGGCATGGGCCTGGATGGCGGGCACCGAAAGGCGACCGATATAGTCGAGCGAATGGTCGAGCGCGGCGACGATTGCCTGCGCATAGGTGCCGGTCGCGAAATGGCCGAGCGCGCCTGTGCGGACGGCATAGCTGACCGGCGCGTCGCCCGGCGGGTCGAGCGGATAGGCGTGGGTCTGCGGCGGCGACAGGCCGATGCCCGGCGGGGCGTCGGGCGCGGCAAAGCCATAATAGCCATATTCGGTACGGGGTAGCTGATCCCACACGCCGCGCCGGGCGTAGAGGAAGCCAAGCCCGAAATCGCCCATCAGCCATTTATAGCTGGCACAGGCGGCAAAATCGACGCCGCTGGCGTGGAGATCGACCGGGACCGCCCCCGCCGCATGAATGATGTCGGCATAGACCAGCGCGCCGACCTTATGCGCCAGGTCGCACACCGCCTTCAGGTCATGCTGGAAGCCATTATAGGTCGATACGAGCGAGAGGCTGACGAGCCGGGTGCCCGGCGTAATGGCGCGGGCCATATCGTCCAGTTCGATGCGGCCGTCGCGCGCCTGAACCCAGGCGACATCGACGCCCTGCTTGGCCATTTCCAGATACATGGGGAAGGCGGCGTAGAAATGCAGCGTGTCGGTGACCACGCGGCCCTTGCTGCCGGGCAAGCCGAGCGCGCGCAGCACCGCTTGCTCGCCCATGGTGGTGGATTGGACCCAGGTGATTTCATCCGCGTCCGCGTTCACCAGGCGCGCGAATTTGGCGATGACTCCCGCGCGATCGACGGGCTTGCGCGCGACGGCCGCAGGATCGAGCGTCCGCGTTGCGACATAGGCGTCCATCGCGGCGCGCGCGCCCAGGCTGATCGGGTGCGTCGATGCGCTGTCGAGATAGGCGACCGGCGTGGCGGCGAAACTGTCCTTGTCGGGAAGGGCGAGCGTCGCGGCGCGCGCCGTCCGCGCCGCCAGCGGCAGGGCCACCGCCGCGCCCAGCGCCTCGCGGCGGCTGAGGCTCATGCCAGCGCCTTGAGCAGTCCGGCCTTGAACGCCTGCATTTCGGCTGGCGTGCCGAAGGAGACACGGACCCAGTCGTCCATATATTTGCGCGGGCCGCCGATGTAGATTTTCTGCGCCGCCAGCGCGGCGGTGACGTCTGCGCCCGAACGACCAACATGGATCATCGCGAAACTCGCCTGCGAGGGCAGGTAGCGCAACCCCTGCGCGTCAAGCCAGCGATAGAGATCATCGCGCACCGCCTTATTCTCAGCCTTGCGCGTGGGCAGCAGCATGGGATCGAGCAGGCTCGCCTCCGCCGCGACCACGGCGGGCATGGGCGTGATGTTGGTGCCGTAGCGGGCCATGCCGTCGAGCAGATCCTTGCGCCCCGCGATCAGGCCGCAGCGCAAGCCTGCCAGGCCGTAAATCTTGGAAAAGGTCCGCGTCACCAGCACGTCCGCGCCGCTGGCGACCAGATCGAGGCAGGTCCGGGCATCGCTGAAATCGATATAGGCTTCATCGATCAGCAGGATTGCGCCCTGGGGCTTGTTGGCGAGCAGCCAGTCGATGTCGGCGCGTGCCGTGACCAGGCCGGTCGGGTTGTTGGGATTGCACAGATAATAGACGCCCGCATTCGGCGCGGCGGCGAGCAGTTTGCGGGGGTCTGCGGCGAAATCGCCCGACAGCGGCACGGCGACCGATCGCGTCACGCTCTGGTTGCCAAGGCCCAGAAACCCCTGGTCGAAGGTCGGCTCGAAATAGGCGATGGGGCGATCGGTCGAGGAATAGGTCAGCGCAACCGACCGGAGCGGCATGAAGGAGCCGGGATGGACCTGCAGCTGTGTCGGCGACAAACCATTTTGCCGCGCGAACAGGCTTTCCAGCTTGGCGGCGAACGCCATGCCATAGCGTCCCGACAAGGGCGGCAGCTTGGCCAGCGCGGCAAGCGCCGCAACGCCGGGACCGATGGGATGTTCATTGCTGTTGAGGAAGATGCCGTCGGTCAGGCTGGCGACCATCGCGGCGGGATCGTCGGGCAGATCCACCTTGCGCCCGCGCTGGGCGAGAACGGGCGTCGCCGTCGCGAGGGCGGTGGCACCCATAGCCACGCGCATCAGCATGCGGCGGGACAGGCTGTCGGACGATCCGGTCATGCAGGCACCCTCCATAGGAAAAGGGCCGGTTCGTTCCCGAACCGGCCCCCCTTCGTGACATGAGTTAGAATTTGAAGTCGATGCGCGCGTAATAATAGCCGCCCGCCGTACCATAGGGGCCATGACCATAGGGGCTGTTATAGGAGCCTGAGCCATTCTGGTAAGGCGACACGCCGGGGTTCACGACAACGCCTGCACCGGTGACGAACTTGGGCACTTCCGGCACCTTGTCGAACAGGTTGTTCGCGCCCAGCGAGAAGGTGACATTGTCGTTGAAGTCATAGCCGACTTCGAGATCGGTGATGATCGCCGATTTGACCACGCCATCGAAGTAGAGCTGGTTGGCATTCACGCCGTTGATCAGCGCGCCATCGGCGATCAGGAAGCCGCCTTCGGGCACCACGCCGCTGCCCACACCCGGCCGGACCAGGACGCTCGTCTTGGCATAGAGGGTTTCGCGCAGGTTGACGCTTAGCTTGCCCGCCTTGAGCAGCGCGCCGAAGCCGACCTTATATTTGGGGGTCGTGTCTTCGATATTGCTTTCCGACGCGGCGTTGAACAGCGGATAGCCGACCTTGTTGTTGGTGATCTTCGTCTTGTTATAGTTGCCGTTGAGCGACAGGTTCAACGAGCCGAAGTCGAGCGCCACCGGGTAGCTGATCGAGAAGTCTACGCCAGTCGTCCGGGTGTCGATGCCGTTGGTGAAGCTCTGGACGCCGACCTGTTGCAGGGCGGTGTCGAGAACGATGCCGGCGGCAGCGAGCGCATCGAAGATCGCGGCGGCGCCGGGCTGGACGACGCCACCCTGAACGGCGTTACGCGATGCCGTGGCGGCGATACGATCCTTGATCTTGATCATATAGGCATCGACGGTGATGGCGAGCTTGGGCACGGGCCGTAGCACGATGCCCGCCGAGAAGTTCTTGGACTTTTCAGGGCCAAGCGAGTCGAAGCCGAGCAAGGCGGCGGCCGGGCTGCCCGCGGGCAACTGGGCGACGGCGCTGGTTGGCCCTACGTTGATCGTCGAATATTTCTGTTCAGCCAGCGACGGAGCGCGGAAGCCGGTGCTGGCGGTGCCGCGAATGGCGATGGCGTCCGAGAAGTCGTAGCGGGTCGTGATCTTGCCGATCAGCGTATCGCCAAAGTCGGTATAATCTTCATAGCGACCGGCCAGATCGACCGTCCAGCCTTCGACCGGCTGGGCGATGAAGTTGATATAGCCAGCGCGCGAACTGCGCTTGAAGCGGCCCGCGTCGGTCGCCTTGTAGCCGGGGAAGGACTGCACGCCGGTCTTGTAGGTCGAATAGAAATCGCCCTGGACGATTTCATACGTGTCCTTGCGATATTCCCCACCGAAGGCGAAGGTCAGCGGGGCTGCCATGCCGACTTCGAATTCCTTGCGGATGTCGGCGGTCACCGTGGTCTGGCTCAGGCGGAAGCCACCATCATAGGCCTTGTCGGGCGTATTGGGCGTGCCGATGCCTGCCAGTGCTGCGGCATAGCTTTCCTGCCATACTTCGCGATGGGCGGAATTTTCAGTCCAGATGTCGTTCTTCTGATTGGCGTAGGTGGTGCTGAGGTCATAATTCCAACCGCTGCCAAACTCGCCCTTGGCGCCGACGGTGAAGCTATATTCATCCTCGATCACATGCTGCAGCGGGACCATGCCGTTGATGCCGGTGTCGCTGTAGCAGATGCTGGGGTCGTAAGCGGCGGGGGTGACGCCGCCGCCCAGGTTTCCGGTTTCGTAGCAGATGCGCTTGGGATGGCGGTAGCCCTGCTTGGCCCAGCCTTCGCGGCGGGACACATCACCGAAGCTGTAGACCTCGACGCCGCCGAAATCATAGCCGGCATTGTAGAAGAGCAGGTTGAGTTCGGTCTTGGGCTGGCCGCCGTTGATGTTGGCCAGCGCATCGCCGGCAAGGTTTGACCATTGGGCAGGCGCATTGGGCTGGAGCGTGCCGTCCGGCTTGGTCACCTGGACCTGGCCTTCGCCCAGCGTCGTATAATCCTGGCGGCGGTGGAACAGGCTGACGTTGAGGAAGCCGTCTTCGCCCAGCTTGACGCCATAATTGCCGGAAACCGAGAATAGTTCGCCCTGGCTGTCATAATATTGACCGCCCGTGACCTTGAACGAGCCGCCTTCGGCCTGGTCCTTGAGGATGAAGTTGATGACGCCTGCAATCGCGTCCGTACCATAGACGGCCGCTGCGCCTTCCTGGAAGACTTCGACCTGCGAGACGGCATCTGGCGGAATGAGATCGATGCTGGGTGCGGCCGAACCGGAGAAGGCACCAAGCACCTGGAGAATGGCGTTGCCGTGCCGACGCTTGCCGTTGACCAGAACCAGCGTGTGGTTGGGGCTGAGGCCACGCAGGCGGGCCGACAGCGAGAAGCTGGAAAGATCGGTGCCCTGCGTCTGCGCCGTGAAGCTGGGGACGATCTGGGTCAGCACCTGGTTGAGGTTCGGCTGGCCAACCCGTGTGATCGCGTCCTGACCCAAGACCTGGATCGGTGCGGCGCTGTCGGCGACCTGCATGCCGACGGCACGGGTGCCGGTGACGATGATGGTGCCGCCGTCCTCGGCCTGTGGTTCCTGCGGTGCTTCCTGCGCCAATGCGCAAGCGGACCAAGACGAAGCGAGAATCAATGAAAGTTTAAGCGCTGACAAGCGTGTCATTCATGCCCCCTGTTATTGCATTGTTGATGACAGGGGGTTTGACGATTGGCTCAGGCAAAGCCTCTATTGCGCCGCACAATTTTTAAGTAAAAATGCAATAATTGCCGCTGCTTATCTGAGCAGCGACTCAACAGGATAATTTTCTTCTACGACTTTGCGCAATTGCCAATTTTGCACTGACGATCATGCATTTTGCACGCAGCTGGCATGGTGGATTTTGTCGCTATGTTCGTTTTGGCGCGCCTTGGTCTTTCGGATCAGGATGCCATCGCCGCGTCGATCAACGCTTTGGCTTCCACCCCTTCCCAATCCATTGCGCCGATGACGCGCACCATTTCCTTGCCCTGCGCATCATAGAGGACGGTGGTGGGCAGCAGGCCGGTGGCATAGTCGAAGCCGAACTGGTTGTCGGGGTCTGCCCAACCCTTCAGATGGGGCAGGTCATGCTTGGCGAAAAAGGGCTTTACCGCCTTTTCGCCCTGATTGTCCTGCGAGATGGTGAGGACGGCCAGCCCCTTGGGACCATAGGTGGCGGCGATCCGGTCAAGCGTCGGCATTTCCGCGACGCATGGCGTACACCAGGTCGCCCACAGATTGACCAGCATTGGCCGCCCGGCAAAATCCTGCAGCGTCGCCTCGCCGCCATCGGGGTTTTGGAAGGCGAAGGTCGGCGCGGCCGTCCCCGCCTTGCTGCGATCGAGCCGGTAGTTGAACGCTTCGCTGCCCGCCGTTGCATTTCCCGATGCGGGAACCTCGCCGCTCATGCTTGCATTGGCTTGCCCAGCGGGCGGCGATTGCCTATCGCAAGCCGCCAGACCGGCAGCCAGGAGCAGTATCATTAGCGCGCGCGAAACAGGTTCCAAGGGAGAAGGCTCCAACAGCATGTGGGGTGGC encodes:
- a CDS encoding tetratricopeptide repeat protein, coding for MATLGLSEADKAAIEAFRQDVVEPSRTQLVIVDFWAEWCGPCKQLTPIIEKVCADYATKGVKLVKVNVDDNGFIASQFRVQSIPTVYAVFQGQPVADLTQARTEGALKQYLDQLLSQLPIESEERSQAQEIAPLIAMGEELLAEGDAERALSVFTQIAQMAPDMVEVVAGQARALVMLGQLDEAEALLAALPAEIARHGAVDQARAAIALARDVKPLADLSAVEAKVAADPDDHEARFELAGGLMANGDRDGAADALLEIVRRDRTWNEGAARAQLVTIFEAVGLEDPWVSAQRRKLSQILFA
- a CDS encoding LON peptidase substrate-binding domain-containing protein is translated as MPLARVSIFPLSGALLLPGMDLPLHIFEPRYRALIHDAMARDRRIGMIQPREGGPVPSLFDMGCLGHVSHIEAMEDGRFNIILTGLARFRFVRELPVATQFRQIEADIEQAPQEDEVLHAVERAALEQESRRFADALGYVVDWTAVSRLDDTSLVNGIAQIAPFDPAAKQTLLEADTLSERSERIIQLMQIVGRADRDGGATMQ
- a CDS encoding Trm112 family protein, with protein sequence MSEIAPIDPWLLTKLVCPVTRTPLRWDAARKALLSDAAGLAYPVRDGVPVLLAREAVPIT
- a CDS encoding GIY-YIG nuclease family protein; translated protein: MAFHAYLLRCSDGSFYAGHTDDLESRIAAHQMGMIPGYTFARRPLHLVWTESFGTRDEALTAERRIKGWSRAKKQALIDGDWARLSLLARNRQDQG
- a CDS encoding RidA family protein, producing MVRLIPAALLLAAMPAFAQPAAAPQPMPASLPFSPAIRVGDILYMSGQIGQVPEGMDAHKEGFDAAVRGAMDAIGGILRDNGLDFGDVVKCTVMLEDMADWPRFNAAYTPYFAGKRLPARSAFGADGLALGAPLEVECIAAYS
- a CDS encoding aminotransferase class V-fold PLP-dependent enzyme; translated protein: MSLSRREALGAAVALPLAARTARAATLALPDKDSFAATPVAYLDSASTHPISLGARAAMDAYVATRTLDPAAVARKPVDRAGVIAKFARLVNADADEITWVQSTTMGEQAVLRALGLPGSKGRVVTDTLHFYAAFPMYLEMAKQGVDVAWVQARDGRIELDDMARAITPGTRLVSLSLVSTYNGFQHDLKAVCDLAHKVGALVYADIIHAAGAVPVDLHASGVDFAACASYKWLMGDFGLGFLYARRGVWDQLPRTEYGYYGFAAPDAPPGIGLSPPQTHAYPLDPPGDAPVSYAVRTGALGHFATGTYAQAIVAALDHSLDYIGRLSVPAIQAHAQQLIAPLREGLRAKGYAIVTPSGTTAPLLTALLPEAKARLSDPLAKAGVRVSLHDHHLRVSPSVFNDATDVERLLAALPRA
- a CDS encoding aminotransferase class I/II-fold pyridoxal phosphate-dependent enzyme; its protein translation is MTGSSDSLSRRMLMRVAMGATALATATPVLAQRGRKVDLPDDPAAMVASLTDGIFLNSNEHPIGPGVAALAALAKLPPLSGRYGMAFAAKLESLFARQNGLSPTQLQVHPGSFMPLRSVALTYSSTDRPIAYFEPTFDQGFLGLGNQSVTRSVAVPLSGDFAADPRKLLAAAPNAGVYYLCNPNNPTGLVTARADIDWLLANKPQGAILLIDEAYIDFSDARTCLDLVASGADVLVTRTFSKIYGLAGLRCGLIAGRKDLLDGMARYGTNITPMPAVVAAEASLLDPMLLPTRKAENKAVRDDLYRWLDAQGLRYLPSQASFAMIHVGRSGADVTAALAAQKIYIGGPRKYMDDWVRVSFGTPAEMQAFKAGLLKALA
- a CDS encoding TonB-dependent receptor plug domain-containing protein; its protein translation is MTRLSALKLSLILASSWSACALAQEAPQEPQAEDGGTIIVTGTRAVGMQVADSAAPIQVLGQDAITRVGQPNLNQVLTQIVPSFTAQTQGTDLSSFSLSARLRGLSPNHTLVLVNGKRRHGNAILQVLGAFSGSAAPSIDLIPPDAVSQVEVFQEGAAAVYGTDAIAGVINFILKDQAEGGSFKVTGGQYYDSQGELFSVSGNYGVKLGEDGFLNVSLFHRRQDYTTLGEGQVQVTKPDGTLQPNAPAQWSNLAGDALANINGGQPKTELNLLFYNAGYDFGGVEVYSFGDVSRREGWAKQGYRHPKRICYETGNLGGGVTPAAYDPSICYSDTGINGMVPLQHVIEDEYSFTVGAKGEFGSGWNYDLSTTYANQKNDIWTENSAHREVWQESYAAALAGIGTPNTPDKAYDGGFRLSQTTVTADIRKEFEVGMAAPLTFAFGGEYRKDTYEIVQGDFYSTYKTGVQSFPGYKATDAGRFKRSSRAGYINFIAQPVEGWTVDLAGRYEDYTDFGDTLIGKITTRYDFSDAIAIRGTASTGFRAPSLAEQKYSTINVGPTSAVAQLPAGSPAAALLGFDSLGPEKSKNFSAGIVLRPVPKLAITVDAYMIKIKDRIAATASRNAVQGGVVQPGAAAIFDALAAAGIVLDTALQQVGVQSFTNGIDTRTTGVDFSISYPVALDFGSLNLSLNGNYNKTKITNNKVGYPLFNAASESNIEDTTPKYKVGFGALLKAGKLSVNLRETLYAKTSVLVRPGVGSGVVPEGGFLIADGALINGVNANQLYFDGVVKSAIITDLEVGYDFNDNVTFSLGANNLFDKVPEVPKFVTGAGVVVNPGVSPYQNGSGSYNSPYGHGPYGTAGGYYYARIDFKF
- a CDS encoding TlpA family protein disulfide reductase, translated to MILLLAAGLAACDRQSPPAGQANASMSGEVPASGNATAGSEAFNYRLDRSKAGTAAPTFAFQNPDGGEATLQDFAGRPMLVNLWATWCTPCVAEMPTLDRIAATYGPKGLAVLTISQDNQGEKAVKPFFAKHDLPHLKGWADPDNQFGFDYATGLLPTTVLYDAQGKEMVRVIGAMDWEGVEAKALIDAAMAS